A single Streptomyces sp. 2114.4 DNA region contains:
- a CDS encoding acetoin utilization protein AcuC, with amino-acid sequence MSGRAQLMWDEAVTGYDFGSGHPMDPVRLALTMRLVEAYELDRGPLEVVAAKPAGDSTLRLVHREDYIAAVRRASADPAAADLSYGLGTADDPAFAGMHEASALIAGQSVGAAEAVWRGDVAHAVNFAGGLHHAMPGGAAGFCIYNDAALAVARLLELGVERVAYVDVDVHHGDGVQVAFWDDPRVLTISLHEHPRTLFPQTGWPEETGGAGAEGSAVNVALPAGTGDEGWLRAFHAVVPELLGAFRPQVLVTQHGADTHFEDPLAHLAVSLDAQRAAAEACHDLAHRYADGRWVALGGGGYAVVDVVPRSWTHLAAIAAGRPIEPTSMVPEAWRHEVFRRTRQLAPQRMTDGRTPQWRDFTDDGYDPADRLDQAVLATRRAVFPAHGLLP; translated from the coding sequence ATGAGCGGCCGCGCACAGCTGATGTGGGATGAGGCAGTAACGGGCTACGACTTCGGGTCCGGACACCCGATGGACCCGGTCCGGCTCGCGCTGACCATGCGTTTGGTGGAGGCGTACGAGCTGGACCGCGGGCCGCTGGAGGTGGTCGCGGCCAAGCCTGCCGGGGACTCCACCCTGCGGCTGGTGCATCGCGAGGACTACATCGCTGCGGTCCGCAGAGCCTCGGCGGACCCTGCTGCCGCGGATCTCTCGTACGGGCTGGGAACGGCGGACGATCCGGCGTTCGCGGGGATGCATGAGGCGTCCGCGCTGATCGCGGGCCAGTCGGTGGGGGCGGCGGAGGCCGTCTGGCGCGGCGATGTGGCGCATGCGGTGAACTTCGCCGGCGGGCTGCACCATGCGATGCCGGGCGGGGCGGCCGGATTCTGTATCTACAACGACGCGGCGCTGGCGGTCGCCCGGCTGCTGGAGCTGGGCGTTGAGCGGGTCGCGTACGTCGATGTGGATGTGCACCACGGCGACGGCGTGCAGGTGGCCTTCTGGGACGACCCGCGGGTGCTGACGATCTCGCTGCACGAGCATCCGCGGACGCTCTTCCCACAGACCGGCTGGCCGGAGGAGACCGGCGGCGCGGGAGCGGAGGGCAGCGCGGTGAATGTGGCGCTGCCGGCCGGGACCGGGGACGAGGGGTGGCTGCGGGCCTTTCATGCGGTGGTGCCGGAGCTGCTGGGGGCCTTCCGGCCGCAGGTGCTCGTGACGCAGCACGGCGCCGATACCCACTTCGAGGATCCGCTGGCGCACCTTGCGGTGAGCCTGGACGCGCAGCGCGCGGCAGCGGAGGCCTGTCACGACCTGGCGCACCGGTACGCGGACGGCCGCTGGGTCGCGCTCGGCGGAGGCGGCTATGCGGTGGTGGACGTGGTGCCGCGCAGCTGGACGCATCTGGCCGCGATCGCGGCGGGGCGGCCGATCGAGCCGACCTCCATGGTTCCGGAGGCGTGGCGGCACGAAGTGTTCCGCAGGACGAGGCAGTTGGCGCCGCAGCGGATGACGGACGGCCGTACGCCGCAGTGGCGGGACTTCACCGACGATGGCTATGACCCGGCCGACCGGCTGGACCAGGCGGTGCTGGCGACCCGCAGGGCGGTGTTCCCGGCGCATGGGCTGCTTCCGTAG
- a CDS encoding MFS transporter: MTAPRVPGARLRHGRVSLALSFFVQGAVFALLVTRIPAIQERYGISDGLLPAFLAAVPVLAGVGSFVAEQVVKRIRAGRVLRCVQPVVCLALLAVGSVGSMAQAAVALGVFGLSVGALDASMNMLGVSLQRAYGRSIMLGFHAAYSLGGIAGASLAWAGAHWKLSLALLYGPVVAVLVPLALLVGRWFVDRDRQDPVEGGGGPAPAVAPVAMRVLLPLCLVMACAYIGDSTVSNWSAKYLQDVLGSSEQLATVPYNVYMVTTLLGRAVGDLGVRRFGAVAVVRTGTVVAAGGFAVVAAAPGAWAGMAGFTLLGFGLCVIVPQTFAAAGRYAGEQHGPGASDLAVARLNIFNYVGFLIGSPLVGALGDSWSYRGAMLVPMALVLVTLVYARSFGAPKARYGDRYERPRTADVG; encoded by the coding sequence ATGACGGCCCCCCGGGTACCAGGAGCGCGGTTACGGCACGGCAGGGTCTCGCTCGCCCTCAGCTTCTTCGTCCAGGGGGCGGTCTTCGCCCTCCTCGTGACCCGTATCCCCGCGATCCAGGAGCGCTACGGGATTTCGGACGGACTGCTGCCGGCCTTCCTCGCGGCGGTGCCGGTCCTCGCGGGGGTCGGCAGCTTCGTTGCCGAGCAGGTGGTGAAGCGGATACGGGCCGGCCGGGTCCTGCGATGCGTGCAGCCCGTGGTGTGTCTGGCGCTGCTGGCGGTCGGGTCGGTCGGGTCGATGGCCCAGGCCGCCGTCGCGCTGGGGGTCTTCGGGCTTTCCGTGGGGGCCCTGGACGCCTCGATGAACATGCTCGGGGTGAGTCTGCAGCGGGCGTACGGGCGGAGCATCATGCTCGGATTCCACGCGGCGTACAGCCTGGGCGGCATTGCGGGCGCCTCGCTGGCCTGGGCGGGCGCGCACTGGAAGCTGTCGCTTGCGCTGCTGTACGGGCCGGTGGTGGCGGTGCTGGTGCCGCTGGCGCTGCTCGTGGGCCGCTGGTTCGTGGACCGGGACCGCCAGGATCCGGTGGAGGGCGGGGGAGGGCCGGCGCCGGCCGTTGCGCCTGTCGCGATGCGGGTGTTGTTGCCGCTGTGTCTGGTGATGGCGTGTGCGTATATCGGGGACTCGACCGTCTCCAATTGGAGCGCCAAATATCTGCAGGACGTCCTGGGGAGTTCCGAGCAGCTGGCCACCGTCCCGTACAACGTCTATATGGTCACCACGTTGCTGGGGCGGGCGGTCGGAGATCTGGGTGTGCGGCGGTTCGGGGCGGTCGCGGTGGTGCGGACCGGGACGGTGGTCGCGGCGGGCGGTTTCGCGGTGGTGGCGGCGGCTCCGGGGGCCTGGGCCGGGATGGCGGGGTTCACGCTGCTGGGGTTCGGGCTGTGTGTGATCGTGCCCCAGACGTTCGCGGCGGCGGGGCGGTACGCCGGTGAGCAGCACGGCCCCGGGGCCTCGGACCTGGCCGTCGCGCGGCTGAACATTTTCAACTATGTGGGTTTTCTGATCGGCTCTCCGCTGGTCGGGGCGCTCGGTGATTCCTGGAGCTATCGGGGGGCGATGCTGGTACCGATGGCCCTGGTATTGGTGACGTTGGTGTATGCCCGATCGTTCGGGGCGCCGAAGGCCCGATACGGTGACCGATATGAGCGGCCGCGCACAGCTGATGTGGGATGA
- a CDS encoding HAD family phosphatase, with protein sequence MRYELVIFDNDGVLVDSEPIANQILAAYLTELGHPTTYEESLRDFMGGAKHRIHETVLERSGKRLPAGFDATFDARVFEEFRGRLAPVVGVAEVLDKLAADGVPYCVGSSGSHERIRVALTETGLFERFAEGQAGGGGATGRIFSSEDVGRGKPTPDLFLHAAREMGVAPERCAVVEDSPLGVRAAIAAGMDVYGFTAMTPAVKLTEAGATTLFGDMAELPALFAGEPESGAAVEQ encoded by the coding sequence ATGCGCTATGAGCTGGTCATTTTCGATAACGATGGCGTTCTGGTGGACAGTGAGCCGATCGCTAATCAGATCCTGGCCGCCTACCTCACCGAGCTGGGCCATCCGACGACCTATGAAGAGTCGCTGCGTGACTTCATGGGCGGGGCGAAGCACCGCATTCACGAGACGGTGCTGGAGCGGTCGGGAAAGCGGCTGCCTGCCGGGTTCGACGCGACCTTTGATGCGCGGGTCTTCGAGGAATTCCGCGGGCGGCTGGCGCCCGTGGTGGGTGTGGCCGAGGTGCTGGACAAGCTGGCCGCCGACGGGGTGCCGTACTGCGTCGGGTCGTCGGGGAGCCATGAGCGTATCCGGGTCGCGTTGACGGAGACCGGGCTGTTCGAGCGCTTTGCCGAGGGGCAGGCCGGTGGCGGCGGTGCGACCGGGCGCATTTTCTCCTCGGAGGATGTGGGGCGGGGGAAGCCGACGCCGGATCTCTTTCTGCATGCGGCGCGGGAGATGGGTGTGGCACCGGAGCGGTGTGCGGTGGTCGAGGACAGTCCGCTGGGGGTGCGGGCCGCGATCGCCGCGGGGATGGACGTGTACGGCTTCACGGCGATGACGCCGGCGGTGAAGCTGACGGAGGCCGGGGCCACCACGCTGTTCGGCGATATGGCGGAGCTGCCGGCGCTGTTTGCAGGAGAGCCGGAGAGCGGTGCAGCGGTAGAGCAGTAG